In Sebastes umbrosus isolate fSebUmb1 chromosome 7, fSebUmb1.pri, whole genome shotgun sequence, the sequence aaaacatttgcaaaacacacaaaatagtTTTTCTTATATCTCAAGTTCAAAATATTCAATGACAAATAGAGTTATATGGTAAGGCCTACACTGTTGACAGACTAGAAAAGACAATCCAAAGTGTTACAAACAATACTCCAGTATGCAAACAACTCACATTATCAGGATGGTGCAGCACCCAGCTGGCTAAACCCTAAAATGGTTTTAAAAGCAAGCCAATACTGCGTGTAACAAGTGTAACACCTTAGCTTGAAACCAAGGTGACTGTgccctcttttcctcctccgttCCTCCTGCCGTGGCTGACAGGAGCAGATGTTCTGGCTGACctcatgactttataatctgtaTACTGTTGAGGTGAGCCTGGGGACACAGTGACTAcaaccaggtgtgtgtgtgtaggcctaTGTGTGTATAGCCTCCAGTCAGCAGTAAACCTGACTTCTGGGTAGTGTGGGGTCTAATTTCAGTCTTACAGTCTaggccaggggtctgcaacctgcggccacggagccacatgcggctctttagcccctctccagcggctccccaTGGATATTTCAAAAGTTAGTGGAaatgaattattgtttttttttgtttaaattttcaattttatttatcattgttgtaggtctatggtacgacggtaagaaagtcataatattacgagaaaaaaaaggcgtaatattatgagaataaagtcagaatatatgatatatatatatatatatatatatatatatatatatatatatatatgtatagtagtatagtagtagtaattttacgtgtaattttttttttttctcgtaaagttatgactttattctcgtaatattacgacttttttctcttaaagttgtgactttattctcgttatattacgactttttttctcgtaaagttatgactttattgtagtaatattatgacttttttttctcgtaaagttatgactttattctcgtaatattacgactttctttctaggaaagttatgactttattctcgtaatattacgactttttttctcgtaaagttatgactttattctcgttatattacgacttttttctcgtaaagttatgactttattctcgtaatattacgactttctttctaggaaagttatgactttattctcgttatattacgacttttttctcgtaaagttatgactttattctcgtaatattacgactttttttctaggaaagttatgactttattctcgttatattacgacttttttctcgtaaagttatgactttattctggtaatattatgacttttttctcgtaaagttatgactttattctggtaatattatgacttttttcttgtaaagttatgactttgttctggtaatattacgactttttttctcgtaaagttatgactttattgtagtaatattatgacttttttttctcgtaaagttatgactttattctcgaaatctcagattttttccccctcaatgtggctgcaaatgttttttttgcctaaaatggctcttttgatagtaaaggttgccaaCCCCTGGTATAGGCATATGCAAAAAATCAGACCTGTCCAGCCAAATTAACTCTCTGTTGAACTTTACAGCTCCATCTGCTCAGACCTTAACCTGGTTTACCACAGGATTAGGCCACCTCAGGTGATAGGTCAAAGACAGGCTCTTGGTAAATCACTGCTTGGCTATACAATGTAGTTACAGTCTGGTTAGGTCAGatggcagacagacagttagagTGGAGTCATTCTTGCATTTCTACACAAACTTTCAGCTGTGTGGCATTGTTTACTACAACCACCCACTGTTCTCACGCTCAGCTCTgtcaccttaaaggtcccatattgtaaaaagtgagattttcatgtcttttatattataaagtaggtttaagtgatatataaatactatgaaagtatcaaaaacactcaatccacggagaaacacacacagccccgtattcagaaattgtgcgtttgaaacaagccgttaggattttctgtccatttgtaatgtcacaaatatacaatatttagaccatttcacagttttaaacgtaaacatactaaatgtgtcccagtttatttcctggttgcagtgtatgtgaatgacatcagctgacaggatgtaaacatgaactcaagctgttgcctagcaacgcaattctgtgaGCAGCTGTGGAGctgtagagcaggttgtccaccaatcggaaggtcggtggttcgatccccggctgctccgggtcacatatcgatgtgtccttgagcaagacacttaaccccaaaaattgctcccaaaggcatAGCGGTgtatcggtgtgtgaatgagcatttagattagatcctgatgggcaaagttggcaccttagtagcctctgccatcagtgtatgaatatgtgtgtgaatgggtgaatactgacatgtagtgtagagctctttgagtggtcggaagactagaaaagcgctatataaatgcaagtccaagtccaattctgttgccattccgttgaaatgcgcaaAAAAAACGGAGcgaaacaagccgttagaatttctgtccatttgtgatgtcacaaatatacaatatttagaccatttcacagttttaaacgtaaacatactaaatgtgtcccagttgatttcctggttgcagtgtatgtgaatgacatcagctgacaggatatAAACATTGAGTCAAGCTGTTGCctatagcaacgcaattccgttgccattctgctaaaacggagcgtttcagacagagggtgaatacaggtatattcaggcagacgttaaaagatgaaaaaagatgttttttgaacattaaagcatgtagacatgttcttagtagaaacccaaaatacaaacatgaacctgaaaatgagcatgacatgtcccctttaacaacCTTCAGTCCCTGTGTGTTTACCTTGGAGCTGAGCCGAGAGCGACTCTTGGTGCTGCTGGTACTTCAGAGCCATCGCCTCGGTCCTCCTGAGCTGTTTGTGCACCTCGTAGGAGATCATCCCCCCGTACATGATCCCGCAGACCACGGTGACCAGCAGGAGACACTGGAAGATCCTCCGCTGCCTCCGGGAGCACACCCCGCTTCCCATGTTGGACCCGCACCCCTCCCCGCTGTCTGCGACAGAAAACCCCgtctctgctgctgcaaactTCAGATACAACtccaacttttttttacctccaCGAAGAAGAAGCACCTCCTCTCCCCTCACTCCCCGAGCATTTCCACGGCAGAAAAACACGAGCTAAGTGctgataataaacattattttcgCACATCCACGACTCTCTCCACTGTGACTCTTCAAAGTAGCagctcagattttttttccctcaaactCGCTGCTCTGCTGCACAGATGCAACACAATCCGAGGCTTTAAGATGTCAACTTTTCAATCCAAAAAGAAGCTTTTAAggggaaaagtaaaaaaaactcaaGTCCCAGACGAGGCCTccatagcacctttaactttagTTACGTGTCAACCCAGCAGCTGCCTGCCATCGTACTACAACTGTGGAGAGGAAGTCCCTCCTCCCAGAAACATCATGAATTTCCCTATTCCCGCCCTCAGAGCGATACATTGTATCAATTGGTCGCCAGAGAGTTCCATCATCAAACAGCAGCTAGAGGCGGTTTCCTCATTACAGAGACCTGTTGTTGTGATGCTGTTATTTTTACATACTgtgcaaatacaaaatatagCTATAGGAatattatataatgtaataaaatacagtatgccACCCTatgatttcattcattttcatttgttttcatttcaaaatttatttcgaacatgtagaatacaaaatacaactttttttctcgtaaagttatgactttattctggtaatattatgacttttttctcgaaaagttatgactttattctggtaatattgtgacttttttctcgtaaagttatgactttattctggtaatattatgacttttttctcgtaaagttatgactttattctggtaatattgtgacttttttctcgtaaagttatgactttattctggtaatattatgacttttttctcgtaaagttatgactttattctggtaatattatgactttttttctcataaagttatgactttattctggtaatattgtgacttttttctcgtaaagttatgactttattctggtaatattatgacttttttctcgtaaagttatgactttattctggtaatattatgacttttatattatatttttaaattatttttttttttatccctcctCTGAAAAACATCATACATTTCCCTATTCCCGCCCTCAGAGGAATACATTGTATCAATTGGTCCCAGAGAGCTCCATCATCAAACAGCAGCTAGAGGCGGTTTCCTCATTACAGATACCTGTTGTTGTAATGCTGTTATACATACTGTGCAAATACAAAATAACTAATATTAAGACATGAAAACGTTTTCTAAAATACAGTATGCATCCCTACAGATTCAGGCTAGTGATTCAAGACCCCTtcaaaatttttaaaaatacaatttatgtAAATTATGCCTATTGGTAGAATTATTACATTGCAATCTGTTTATTTGAATTTtctaatacaaaatataacattGGAATGACGTGATGTGCATCTCCccaaaatatagaatataggaATATATCAGCAAGTCATAGTAGAGTCATGAagctaaaaatacaaaaaaaggacaaaaatatatttttttaaaaatgacaaaaaaataagaatatattaaagaaattaactACTTGCAAAAGCCAAAATAGAATTAAGAAATCAAGGATTAATTAGGTAACGACATATGATACAATACcaaaaaatggacaaaaatgaaaaaaagaatgacaaaaaattagaacatatttaaaaaatgattaaatatgtaCAAAAGCTAAAACAACATGAAGAAAATGAGgattaataaaaattaaaataaagagagatgaACAAAATCTAAAATTTGTTCTGAGtgtggaatgaatatatatatatttatataattgtaaCGTTTTGGTCACCCAAAAATGTCCTATTCAGCGCCGGTAATACTTTgatccaccctctcgtgtcacgtctggttgcaaaaaaccaagatggcgacgaccaaaatgcagaactcgaggcttcaaacccatagtccacaaaccaaggggtgacgtcacggtgactacatccacattatacagtctatgctagCGCCATCACCTGGTCAAAAATTGTATTCGTTCAATTAAATTACTCAGAAGTTTTAATATTGACTTTGGATATATAAATGTGCAAAACAATCAACGATATACTCAAAGTGTAAAACGTTAGAAATTACTTTAATCATTCTATTTAGCTGTGATGATTGATTAATATCCAtagaaaattatttattttgctcACAAATGTCTGATTTAAAGAAACGTGtgaatctttttgtttttcttctcataaCAACAACATATCGTGACtgaggatatactgtattttgcagTTTATTCAAGTTTTGTACAATATACATACACTTGTCATCATACATACAGTGGTTTTACATACAGTTAACATGATCAGTGAACACACCCTGGCACAACGTttagaattacaatataattgGCCATGTACAGTTCATCTGAAAAATAGGACGTTATGCTTAAAGAGCAATACAATGTAACCATTAAAGTAAAAACTAGTCTTATAAATACTACAGGttctactgtatacagtaataaatatgtacTTTTGTTGTGCTAGATTGAAAAAGTATATAATTTAAAAGGAATTGAAAAGGTTTCAGAATCGtgcaatacaaaaataattagcaaaaatgtaatctattggTGAAAAAATTTGACTCTAActgcatacatttgcaaataaatttatttttcagtaaAAAAGGTCAGAAGAAATCCCCGAAATATCTACATAATCCACATTATTGCATCAGCTGACAGGCTAAGGATAGAAAGCCAGTCACGTTGTTCATTAATAACTATTTAATAACCATGATTTTCTAAAAACGTTGTTTAGATGCTACCAAATGAATtgtatatttcacatttttatatgcTACGCGTGCGAGCCAGCTCGTCATGGGAGAATTGAATCATGTCCACACTGTAATGAGGTAGAGGAAAGTACAGTCCTTTAGTTACgcagcaccacacacacactgtttaacAACATTTGGCACAACATTGATGAGCTGTTAGTTTTGCTAATGATCCAAATGAACATCCAATAACTTGAAGTGCTCGTCATCAATAAGACTATTTGTTCCGTTTTATTTTTGCTCTGCTTTGTTGTATTTGTTTCGTGTTACTCTGTGAACAACCACAATGACgctaataagaaaaaaaaaggtgttttaaaaataaatttgacttgacaaGTGTGTCTTCTCTGCTTTAAACGGACATGACAGAATAGAAACAAAATCATTTTGAGCCTACTTCAACAAGTCTTCAATAACATCCCATTGATGTTCCTATTCTTAGATCCATCTGAAAATCTATTATCAAACAGTCATGTTTAAATGATTAATGAATGTTTTTGAATGTCATGAAGAGGACGCTCTAAGGAGCACTTACAGAGGCATATTTTAGGAATAAGAGAaggtaaaaagagaaaaaagtttcaCCTCATTTTCTAAGAAAAACAGCGGCTTAAATAAATCagtcaatatttaaaaaatctaacttaatttaaaaataatttagttttgaaATGGATATACAGGACATTTATATTAAGactgtatttcattttaaaaaggcaCAAACAACGTCTTTCTCCAGGATAGAAGAGAGCTAGGACCACGAAAGCAGAGAAATGCAACGTCCttttgaaatagaaaatgagGCCCGTTATACACTTGTAGTCAAATGAGCATTATTCAGGTGGAGGGATGGCCCCCTGCTACTGCAGTACGTTCACATCACAATCACACAATCCGTCAGCTTCCTCTATTACTGTGCTCACGCAAACTCTGTATTTTATGGCACTCAAAAATACCAAATCAGGTAAGAAAACGTCAACCATGCATCCTAGTATAATACTGCAGTCCTCAGCAGTATTTACCCTGTCAGAGATGTATAAATGTAACAGGCACTTCATTCTTCCATAAAGCTTGCATTTGTGAAGAGACGTCTGGCATTAAGGTTCCTCCTCTGGGTGTGTCTGTATGGTCCCCAGTGGCCAATAAAAATACAGTTATTCCATCCAAAACTAAATCAAGTAATCCCAGTGGagaaatttatcaaaaatgaaaGCATTCATTACCAGGAACATATTTCATTGGCGCTAACTCGCCTGCCTagagagagaaatgttactAAAGTAGTACTTCATTTAACTAGTTGATCGCTGGTGTtgagaaaaatgtattcaccAGATCTTTTCTGTAGCGTTTCCTGTCGGTAAACCATACAAGTGTCGATCATGTTTGTCCTCTTAACAGCAGAAAATCAGACTACGGTATAACAGTGCACTGGAATCACCTGCTGGTACCTTCTACAATGCTTCTGAAATCTTCCCATATGTTGTTATGAGTAAATCCGTGACCACAAAGGATCCACAGAATGATCAAAAACAAACCGTAGACTGACCGGTCCATTATTGACTGTGCGGTCCATGTCGGTGTCCTATAACAAGGAGAGTTCCACTTCCTCACACAGCAGAGGCTGCACCTCTGGGATGCTGAGTAGCATGCTGCTTTTAGCCGAGTTGTTCTTCCTGTACATGATGAACTGGGCAGTCACCTGACTATAGGTTAAGgctcaaaacacaaacagagttAAACAATATTATCTTCTCTTAAATGTAATCAGTAAGCTCATATtcagattcaagattcaagttTTCACATGCAGGTATTATCAGAAGATAATAACTTGTGGCTGAACTGGTGATTTAAAAGGATACAAAGAAGTCGAGTATGAGGACTCCCAGGCTGCCGATGAGCCAGGCCAGATGTTTGATGATGAAGGTCTGTTTGGAGCCCTTCAGTGCAGGCAGGACCACGATGACGCTCAACCCGTACGTGCCGTTGCCCATCATGGCCAGGGCGAACAACAGGTACGAGGTGCCCTCCGTAGACTGTCGCTGGAACTGGAATGAATAGAGTTTTGTTAATGGACCAAACAGCAGGACCTGCACAGATGATAACCAACTATGAATTCATTCTACTAACACACTGTATTGTATGTGGCATGACACTGACTGGACATAGAATACATGACACAGATCTTTagttattctaaatgcagtagctaACAAAAGTGTTGTTCAACACAAACAGCAGGAAGGATGTGTGTCCTGTCAGTGTAGCTGAAATACAATCATCACTTCTGAGAGCATCCATCCAATATTGTGAAACCAAACATTTTAACCTTGACTGAATAATGGAGTTTTTATACTCTGTTGTGCCTACTGAGTTCAATCTGCCTGCGCATAGGCTGGATCCAAACAATACTAGGAAACCAGCAAGTGTTTGCCAGAATAATACCGAAGATAAATAATAGTCAGATATTGTTGTTCTTTGTTCCACCAAACGGAATGACTCACGGCTTtctgctgaaaaaaaacaagcatgttTGAACATGTACCAATTTCTGCAGGGCAAATCTGACTTATATGATTTACGATAGTCagggaaaatgtgtgtgtgtgtgtgtgtgtgtgtgtgtgtgtgtgtgcccataaGTTTCTCTGGCACTAGCAGCACACTGAGACGATACCCTCTGGTGATTTAATAGCTGCAGTCGAGCCAGGATGTTTCTCCAGCACAACAGCACCATTGTCTTTGACGTCTGGTtcttattttgacacacatactgatatacacaaacacacaaatcccACCTCCCCCTtcaaaacacactcacagttcCTGTTTATGTCTGACATATAAATAAGTACAGTTTTACCTGAGGAATCTGTCCAAGATCTCCCGTCAGGATGGCACTGCTCACATGCAaaccaaaaagaaaatcacaacaACAAGTTGCCACTCACATTTTTATAGAGCTGGGGGAAGCGGGAGCTGAGGTAGAAGATAGATGCCAGGTATCCACATATATAGCCAGTGATTTCCACCGATTTAGAGGTAGTCGGACTCTGGTGAAGAtgagaacacagagagaggtgaCTACAAGAAGCAACAATGAAAATCTCGAGTCAAAAGTGAATTAATGTGTGTTCAataaacctgaaaatatcaggggaaaaaaacaacccaaattTGATTTATGAACATTTAAATctgcaaacatacacacattgaTGCAAATATACACAGTACACGGCACACAATCTACCTACCTGGGTGTCTAAAGTTGCACTATTGTCTACGATGAGTTTGGGTAAAGCCAGGAGAACTAAGGTAGCAGCGCCACACCACATGAAGCACAGCCACTTCAACACAGGGCTTTCTAGAgcacgcacacaaacagaacaaaGAACTGACAGTGAAGACTCCTTTACATATACAATACATACTGTCTTTACCTATTGTTTTACACTAGAAAAGTGACAGACATGATTCAATGTTTGCTGTATCAGTGATGTTACAAGTAGTCAGTAACAAagactgcaactaatgattattttcatgtcgattaatcgattaattgtttggtctataaaatgtcagaaaatggggaaaaatgtcaatcagtgttctccaaagcccaagatgacgtcctcaaatgtcttgttttgtccacaactcaaagatattcagtttactttcatagaggagtaaagaaaccagaaaatattcacatttaagaagctggaatcagagaattgtcacatttttttcttaaaaaaaattactcaaaccgatcaATCTATTGtcagttgccgattaatttaatagttgacaactaaacgattaattgttgcagctctagacagcataaaataaaacaacatatactgtatatactgtatatgcaggcCTGTGTGCAGCCTTGGATAAGCTTCAGCATGAATCATTAGGCACTTGTGCACTTTTTGGCTTCGGTGGTAACCACTCATCATAAGTACATAACAACTGGAACGGTCCCTGTCGTCTCTGAAGTCAGCAGGTGGGCTGCAgttcaaattaaacatttacCGAGTCAACAGCAGGAAATACTTGCTCACTCATACTGTAGTTATGCTTTCCATTAATCTGGAGGGTCATGATATGGTTGACTCACACCAGCCAGCTCCTTTTTAACTCAATGTCAGGGCTTACTTCTGCTGGAGCTGTTCTTGATCTTATAGTAGAGAAACTGGGAGATGAGAATGAGGTCTGTGAAGATGTAGAACACCACTGTGACCATCTGAGAGAGGGaaggaattaaataaaaacaatacattttacaacttaaTTCATTGGTTATGAGTAGGTGACGTCATACTGTGTAGTGTAGACATGGCTATGATATGAAGGCTACAGGGTGCAATGAGTTGCCAAACAATTCAGGTCAAGAGTGTTCCAAATTCAAAACCCCAGAAATCTTTGTGCCTTTCAAATGTTCTTCTATCTAAAGATGCTGACAAAATGGTAAAGGTTATAGCTATACTATATTCTTTTTAGTTTTCGAAATAAGCAAACTGATAGTGCATTTGACAGTTTCAATTACAATGTTAGCAAAAAGAAGGCCTGAGCACAGCTCGTCTGAAATATAATAACTCACCGACTACAGGGACAAGAAAGGAAATTAAATATGACTACAACTGAGATCTGCCAGGGAGTAACAGCACTAGGATGGCACAGTTCAGACACACAAACTGAGGATGAGtgagtatttgtgtgtttacctgAATAGGCAGCTGGCTGGTGAGGTAGCAGCCTGCAAAGCTGGTCAAGTCTCCactgaagaggaagaaaaggaagcCAAAAGACATGGCCTCCTCCACTTTACCGTTCCGATAGGCCTCATAAACCTGCctgtaataataagaataataagaagaagaatacaCTTTagttatatagcacctttcataacATAAAATGCAGCTCAAAATGCTCCACAAAAGAAACTAATCAATACAGGTATTAAAAACAGGGAACACATTGTCCTGTCGTTCAAGATTATTGGAGAGAGATTCATGATGCCTTACAAGATATTTTCAGATGTCATGTTCCCATGGAGTGcaagactttattttttggacTTATGCCTCAAGAATGGTTGAAAAGAGACAAatagttattaaatatattgctGGTATCTGGTAAAAAGGCTCTTACGAGGAAGTGGTTATAACAGGAGAGCCCAACTCTGAATACATGGATGGACATTACAATGGACATTTACAAAATGGAGAGGATAACAGCATATGTTAACCATAAACTGGAATTATTTGTGTCACGCTGGGACAAATGGGTCAACTATGTAACATCCCACATGCCagattttactttttacaaatctatgattgtatgaaaatgaaaagatcACTCCCTATTTGTTCATactgttgttttcattgtttgtttttatgtgtataaCAAATCTTAAAATACGGCACTTTAGA encodes:
- the LOC119492073 gene encoding lysosomal amino acid transporter 1 homolog, with product MATARFPGKSVVDVVEANWTAAPALGRPVCVNGTPWILYLLEECVDNVWEYCSVVIGLISMFCFLLSTLPQVYEAYRNGKVEEAMSFGFLFFLFSGDLTSFAGCYLTSQLPIQMVTVVFYIFTDLILISQFLYYKIKNSSSRKSPVLKWLCFMWCGAATLVLLALPKLIVDNSATLDTQSPTTSKSVEITGYICGYLASIFYLSSRFPQLYKNFQRQSTEGTSYLLFALAMMGNGTYGLSVIVVLPALKGSKQTFIIKHLAWLIGSLGVLILDFFVTAQFIMYRKNNSAKSSMLLSIPEVQPLLCEEVELSLL